The DNA segment CGCTACTACAACGCCGTGGTGCGCGACCTCAACACCAAGATCGCGACCTTCCCTTCGAACATCATTGCCGGCATGTTCGGCTTCACGCCGCGGCAGTTCTTCGAGCTCACCGCACCCGCCGAGCGCGAGGCGCCGGCCGTGAAGTTCTAGCGGGCGTCATGACGGCGGCACTCCGCGTGCGCTGGCTCTGCGCCTTCCTGCTGCTGCTCTGCGCCTGCTCCGCGCAGGCCGCCGAGCGCAGCTGGCGCATCGCCGACTTCCACTCCACCATCCAGGTCGAGCAGGACGCCGAGATCCTCGTCACCGAACGCATCACGCTGGTCTTCATCGGCCAGTGGAACGGCATCTACCGCAACATCCCCGTCGAGTATCCCGGACCGAACGACACCAACTACTCGCTCTTCCTGAAGGTGGTCGAGGTCGCCGGCGACGACGGCCCGCTGAAGTACGAGCAGCGCACCGAGGGCGGCGAGCGCCGCCTGAAGATCTACGTTCCCGGCGCCCGCGACGCCAAGCGCGCCGTCACCATCGTGTACCGCGTCCGCAACGCCGTCCGCTTCTTCCCCGACCACGACGAACTCTACTGGAACGTCACCGGCAACGACTGGCCGGTGCCCATCGACCACGCCTCCGCCCGCGTCACCTTCCCCGCCAACGCCGCCGGACAGCTCCGCGCCCAGGCCTTCACCGGCGTTTACGGCTCGCATGACCAGGAAGCGACCGCGACGGCCGACGGCGCGCAAGCCTCGTTCGAGACCACCAACCCCCTCGCCATGCGCGGCGGGCTCACCGTCGACGTCTACCTCCCCAAGGGCATCCTCGACGAGCCCTCGGTGCTCGCGCGCGCCGTCTGGTTCGTCCGCAGCAATCCCATCGTGCTGCTTCCGCTCGCCGCTTTCTTCGTGATGTTCGGGCTGTGGTGGTGGAAGGGCCGCGACCCCGACGTCGGCCTCTCGGTCGCGGCGATGTACGAGCCGCCCAAGGACATGTCGCCCGCCGAGGTCGGCACCATGGTCGACGACTCCGTCGATCCCCGCGACATCACCAGCACCCTCATCGACCTCGCCGTGCGCGGCTTCATCCGGATCGAGGAGAAGCAGGAGAAGGTCCTGCTGTTCACCACCACCGATTACGTGTTCCACCTGCTCAAGGGCCGCGACCAGTGGACCGCCCTCCGCCCCCACGAGCGCACCATGCTCGGCAAGATCTTCCTCGGCGCCAACGCCGGCGAGACCACTTCCCTCTCCAGCCTGAAGAACCACTTCTACACCGTCCTGCCGACCCTGAAGGAAGAGATCCTCTCCGAGCTGAAGAAGAAGAACGTCTACAGCGTGGATCCCGACCAGGCGAACATGTGGCGGCTCCTCGGCGTCGCGCTCATCGCCGCGCCCTTCGTGCTGCTCCAGGTCTTCGGCATGGCCAGCGTCTTCACCTCGTTCTGGCTGGCGGCGCTGAGCATCGCGCTCGCGCTCGTCATCGTGTGGCTCTTCGGCCGCCAGATGTCGGCCAAGACGCTTGCCGGCCAGAAGGACTACATCGCCGTCCTCGGCTTCCAGGAGTTCATGACGCGCGTGGAAGCCGACCGCCTTCAGCGCATGCCGCCCGACACCTTCGAGAAGGTCCTGCCCTTCGCCATGGCGCTCGGCGTGGAGCAGCAGTGGGCAAAGAAGTTCGAAGGCATCCTTCGGGATCCGCCCAACTGGTACGCGGGCGCCGACGCCACCCGCATGCACTTCAGCCCGTACAGCTTCAGCCGCGGTCTGGGCGCGATGTCCAGCCAGGCGCACAGCGCCTTCGTCTCCGCCCCGCGCTCCTCTTCCAGCGGCTCCGGATTCTCCGGCGGCGGCTTCTCTTCCGGCGGAGGCTTCTCCGGCGGCGGCTTCGGCGGCGGCGGCGGCGGCGCCTTCTAGCATCCGCTGGCGGCGGGCGGCTGCCCGCGGAGCTAAGCTGCTGCGGACGAGCCGGAACTCTGCGACCCGCCTCCAGCCGCCCGCTGGCGGCCCCGGTTTTCTGCCAACACCTCCTCTCGCCCTCACATCCAACCTCTTGTTCCCCGGAAATCGAGGCACCGTCATGCCACGTTCGCATTCGGCAGACATACCGCGGTACGACACGTATCCCGCGCCCACGCCTTCGGAAGCGGCTTCCACGCCGCAAGACTGGCCGTACGAGCCCAAGACCGACGTCGACGTGCGCACCATCGGCAATCCCCGGCTCAACGAGACGGCCGAGCGCATCGGCGACACCCTGGGGCGCGTCGTCAACGTCGCGCGCACCGCGCGCCGCCGCGCGGAAAACGTCGCGAGCGGCTCCGGCGAGGTTGCCGGCGGCCTCAAGGAGCGCGTGAACGAGTTCGGCGAGCAGGCCCGCGCCCGCATCGAAGACCTGCGCGGCCGCGTCGAGGACCAGATCCACGACGCGCGCCAGGCCGCGCGCGCCCGCCTCGATGAGGCCCGCTCCCTGGCGCGCGAGCGCCTCGACGACGCGCGCTGGCGCGCCCGCGTGCGCGCCGAGCAGGCGCGCCGTTACGCGCATGACAACCCGCTGCAGATCATCGCCGGCGCCGCCCTGGCCGGGCTCGCGCTCGGCGCCGGACTGCGCCTCTGGAGGTCGCGCCATGAATAGCGAGAGAGTGAACAACGGCGGCGCCAGGTCGCTCGCCGTCGTGCTGCACGAGATCAAGGACGACCTGAAGGAGTTCCTCCAGACACGCTACGACCTGCTGCGCAGCGAGCTGAGCGAGAAGCTCGCCGTGTGGAAGACCTCGCTGCCGATGATCGTCGGCGCGCTCATGCTGGCGTGGAGCGGCTTCCTCGCGCTCACCTTCACCTTCATCGCGCTGCTGCGCCCGCTGTTCGCGAGCGAGTACGCCTGGGCCATCGCCGCGGGCATCGTCGCCGCCGTCTATTTCCTCGTCGCCGGCGTCATCGCGTGGCTCGCCTACCGCGAGCTCACCTACACCGGCGTCGCACCCACCCGCACCATGCAGGTCCTCAAGCAGGACCAGGTGTGGTTGCAGAATGAAGCGAGGCAACAGCCATGACCAAGGGAATGCCAGTGGAAGTCCTGGAGGCGCGCGC comes from the Terriglobales bacterium genome and includes:
- a CDS encoding phage holin family protein, whose translation is MNSERVNNGGARSLAVVLHEIKDDLKEFLQTRYDLLRSELSEKLAVWKTSLPMIVGALMLAWSGFLALTFTFIALLRPLFASEYAWAIAAGIVAAVYFLVAGVIAWLAYRELTYTGVAPTRTMQVLKQDQVWLQNEARQQP
- a CDS encoding DUF2207 domain-containing protein — encoded protein: MTAALRVRWLCAFLLLLCACSAQAAERSWRIADFHSTIQVEQDAEILVTERITLVFIGQWNGIYRNIPVEYPGPNDTNYSLFLKVVEVAGDDGPLKYEQRTEGGERRLKIYVPGARDAKRAVTIVYRVRNAVRFFPDHDELYWNVTGNDWPVPIDHASARVTFPANAAGQLRAQAFTGVYGSHDQEATATADGAQASFETTNPLAMRGGLTVDVYLPKGILDEPSVLARAVWFVRSNPIVLLPLAAFFVMFGLWWWKGRDPDVGLSVAAMYEPPKDMSPAEVGTMVDDSVDPRDITSTLIDLAVRGFIRIEEKQEKVLLFTTTDYVFHLLKGRDQWTALRPHERTMLGKIFLGANAGETTSLSSLKNHFYTVLPTLKEEILSELKKKNVYSVDPDQANMWRLLGVALIAAPFVLLQVFGMASVFTSFWLAALSIALALVIVWLFGRQMSAKTLAGQKDYIAVLGFQEFMTRVEADRLQRMPPDTFEKVLPFAMALGVEQQWAKKFEGILRDPPNWYAGADATRMHFSPYSFSRGLGAMSSQAHSAFVSAPRSSSSGSGFSGGGFSSGGGFSGGGFGGGGGGAF